A genomic segment from Diadema setosum chromosome 11, eeDiaSeto1, whole genome shotgun sequence encodes:
- the LOC140235454 gene encoding adenosine receptor A3-like, which translates to MINIPGFTTCCHGDDAFVAALCPSPNTNVSAIEPELNNTPQLEPNYYVFVFTLILLFLVVIGNSVTIFIFTSSRKLLNETALCLVNLAVADFLTGVFYLPMSLVCSLNGECIIASNRPLCLSVIIVSYTCYGASACTLTLVSIDRCLKISHPLRYHVIVTKTRIAMCLALIWAASFTLPCCFILTNPHIIQFDVNYYQCGLQAHYEDALAYTYVTNFLIFFVPVPVMTVCSVRILVIAFQARTQIANQEAAVGGREARRGSARSRHSRASDMRVTVRVFIVVVAFIVCFLPFNIQMFHARRWSSMFPNRLSLLAVMMVEINSAINPIVYVTTYATFRHVITNKLLSCCFQSRRHNSVVWSLTRPRSQDQALPSASRMSAKSITAPEPNRLRDETLDDIRATGEERCPFLCESPPALQ; encoded by the exons atgatcaaCATACCCGGATTTACCacctgttgccatggtgacgaTGCGTTCGTTGCGGCTCTTTGTCCCTCACCCAATACCAATGTTTCCGCCATTGAGCCCGAATTGAACAACACTCCTCAGCTCGAACCCAATTACTACGTCTTCGTCTTCACTCTCATCCTGTTGTTTCTCGTTGTCATTGGCAACAGCGTCACCATATTCATCTTTACGAGTTCCAGGAAACTTTTAAATGAAACAG CTCTGTGTCTGGTCAACCTGGCCGTAGCAGACTTCCTGACTGGAGTCTTTTACCTACCGATGTCGCTGGTTTGTTCGCTCAACGGCGAATGCATAATCGCCTCCAATCGACCGCTGTGTCTCAGTGTCATCATCGTTTCGTACACGTGCTACGGCGCGTCGGCCTGCACTCTTACGCTTGTGAGTATCGACCGCTGCCTCAAGATAAGTCACCCCCTCCGCTACCACGTCATCGTTACAAAAACCAGGATAGCTATGTGCCTGGCCTTGATATGGGCTGCTTCCTTTACCCTGCCCTGCTGTTTTATACTGACCAACCCACACATTATTCAGTTCGACGTCAATTATTACCAATGCGGCCTACAGGCACATTACGAAGATGCTCTGGCCTACACGTATGTCACgaatttcttgatttttttcgtACCCGTACCAGTCATGACTGTGTGCAGTGTGAGGATCTTGGTTATCGCATTTCAGGCGCGCACACAGATAGCCAATCAAGAGGCGGCAGTGGGTGGACGTGAGGCCAGGCGCGGATCTGCCCGCAGCCGACATTCTCGCGCGTCCGATATGCGCGTCACTGTTCGCGTCTTCATCGTCGTAGTCGCCTTCATCGTCTGCTTCTTGCCCTTCAACATCCAGATGTTTCATGCCAGAAGGTGGTCCTCCATGTTTCCTAACAGACTATCACTCCTGGCAGTCATGATGGTCGAAATAAACAGCGCCATCAATCCGATCGTCTACGTCACAACGTATGCCACTTTTAGGCACGTTATTACGAACAAGTTACTCAGTTGCTGCTTCCAGTCGCGTCGACATAACTCCGTGGTCTGGTCGTTGACAAGACCTAGGTCCCAGGATCAGGCCCTCCCATCAGCGAGCCGAATGAGCGCAAAGAGCATCACGGCACCTGAACCAAACAGACTTCGAGATGAAACTCTAGATGACATACGTGCCACCGGGGAAGAACGCTGTCCCTTTTTATGTGAATCTCCTCCAGCTTTACAATAG
- the LOC140235455 gene encoding adenosine receptor A3-like yields the protein MALQLPNTSQLPIGHEAADDESVVTPPNYAFFTFSFVLMLVIVIGNSLTIFIFWTTPKLFNQTALCLINLAIADFMTGITFTPFGLPCALRGECLVRSSRAACLTVVILSYSYVGVSGCTLIIVSIDRYLKLSRPLRYHAIFTKRRTITSLVLVWIVVFTSTSSFIMYNPHIITYDVDYYHCGLQPTHEDALAYTYFIDFAFFVCPVGVMTVCSLRIAIIAHRARCQIRSQEAVMDARNPANGIHSRRPVTTDMRVAVRIFVVVFVFIVCFMPYCSELVYARRTSKTFPSKISLAALTMVEMNSAMNPIIYVTTYATFRRALARKLTKLCGRSTRANSLIWTVTSLPPRDRSQSRQNADAVISPSTHSENLKSV from the exons ATGGCTCTTCAACTTCCAAACACCAGCCAGCTACCAATCGGCCATGAAGCGGCTGATGACGAGTCCGTTGTCACCCCACCCAACTACGCCTTCTTCACCTTTTCCTTCGTGCTCATGCTCGTCATCGTGATTGGTAACAGCCTGACAATCTTCATCTTTTGGACCACGCCCAAGCTCTTCAACCAAACAG CACTCTGCTTGATAAATCTTGCCATAGCTGACTTCATGACGGGTATTACATTCACTCCTTTCGGGTTGCCTTGTGCTCTACGAGGCGAATGTCTCGTTCGATCCAGTCGAGCCGCGTGCCTCACGGTCGTCATCCTTTCGTACTCCTACGTGGGCGTGTCCGGCTGCACCCTCATCATCGTCAGTATCGATCGATATCTGAAGCTGAGTCGACCACTCCGCTACCACGCCATCTTCACCAAGAGGAGAACGATCACCAGTTTGGTCCTCGTGTGGATAGTGGTGTTCACCTCCACTTCATCCTTTATAATGTACAATCCACACATCATAACGTATGACGTTGATTACTATCATTGCGGATTGCAGCCAACTCACGAAGATGCACTTGCGTACACCTACTTCATAGACTTTGCTTTCTTTGTGTGTCCAGTGGGTGTAATGACTGTTTGCAGTCTGAGGATTGCTATCATTGCTCATCGGGCACGATGCCAGATTCGGAGCCAGGAGGCGGTCATGGATGCGCGTAATCCAGCGAACGGAATCCATTCGCGTCGTCCCGTCACGACGGACATGCGCGTCGCCGTGCGCATTTTTGTCGTCGTTTTCGTCTTCATTGTGTGCTTTATGCCTTACTGTTCAGAGCTGGTGTATGCGAGAAGGACTTCGAAGACATTTCCCAGTAAAATATCCCTAGCAGCACTGACAATGGTTGAAATGAATAGTGCTATGAATCCCATTATCTACGTCACCACCTATGCTACATTTCGACGAGCCCTGGCCCGGAAACTGACGAAACTCTGCGGACGTTCCACAAGAGCTAACTCCCTGATTTGGACGGTGACGAGTTTGCCACCACGAGACCGTTCTCAGAGTCGACAGAATGCGGACGCCGTGATCTCCCCCTCGACACACTCTGAGAATCTGAAATCAGTATGA